The following coding sequences are from one Cygnus olor isolate bCygOlo1 chromosome 2, bCygOlo1.pri.v2, whole genome shotgun sequence window:
- the MAFA gene encoding LOW QUALITY PROTEIN: transcription factor MafA (The sequence of the model RefSeq protein was modified relative to this genomic sequence to represent the inferred CDS: inserted 4 bases in 4 codons), producing the protein MASELAMSGELPTSPLAIEYVNDFDXMKFEVKKEPAEAERLCHRLPAGSLSSTPLSTPCSSVPSSPSFCAPSPGGQPAAGPPAAXLGSKPQLEELYWMSGYQHHLNPEALNLTPEDAVEALIGAPHHHQHHHHPPQGYEAFRPXPFGGEELPPGSSHHHHHHHHHHHHHLRLEERFSDDQLVSMSVRELNRQLRGFSKEEVIRLKQKRRTXKNRGYAQSCRYKRVQQRHILENEKCQLQGQVEQLKQEVARLAKERDLYKEKYEKLAARGFPREPSPAAAPKAAADFFM; encoded by the exons ATGGCCTCGGAGCTGGCCATGAGCGGCGAGCTGCCCACCAGCCCCCTCGCCATCGAGTACGTCAACGACTTCG TGATGAAGTTCGAGGTGAAGAAGGAGCCGGCGGAGGCCGAGAGGCTGTGCCACCGCCTGCCCGCCGGCTCGCTGTCCTCCACGCCGCTCAGCACCCCTTGCTCCTCCGTGCCTTCGTCGCCCAGCTTCTGCGCCCCTAGCCCCGGGGGCCAACCCGCGGCGGGGCCCCCAGCGG TCCTGGGCTCCAAGCCGCAGCTGGAGGAGCTCTACTGGATGTCGGGCTACCAGCACCACCTGAACCCCGAGGCTCTCAACCTGACGCCGGAGGACGCGGTGGAGGCGCTGATCGGCGCCCcgcaccaccaccagcaccaccaccacccgcCGCAGGGCTACGAGGCGTTCCGAC CCCCTTTCGGCGGCGAGGAGCTGCCCCCGGGCTcgtcccaccaccaccaccatcaccaccaccaccaccaccaccacctgcgCCTGGAGGAGCGCTTCTCCGACGACCAGCTGGTGAGCATGTCGGTGCGGGAGCTCAACCGGCAGCTGCGGGGCTTCAGCAAGGAGGAGGTGATCCGCCTCAAGCAGAAGAGGAGGA TGAAGAACCGCGGCTACGCTCAGTCCTGCCGCTACAAGCGGGTCCAGCAGCGGCACATCCTGGAGAACGAGAAGTGCCAGCTCCAGGGGCAGGTGGAGCAGCTCAAGCAGGAGGTGGCCCGCTTGGCCAAGGAGCGGGATCTGTACAAAGAGAAGTACGAGAAGCTGGCGGCCCGGGGCTTCCCCCGGGAGCCCTCCCCGGCAGCCGCCCCCAAAGCCGCCGCCGACTTCTTCATGTGA